Proteins from a genomic interval of Panthera tigris isolate Pti1 chromosome A2, P.tigris_Pti1_mat1.1, whole genome shotgun sequence:
- the PURB gene encoding transcriptional activator protein Pur-beta — protein MADGDSGSERGGGGGPGGFQPAARGGEQETQELASKRLDIQNKRFYLDVKQNAKGRFLKIAEVGAGGSKSRLTLSMAVAAEFRDYLGDFIEHYAQLGPSSPEQVAAAAAGAEEGGGPRRALKSEFLVRENRKYYLDLKENQRGRFLRIRQTVNRGGGGPGPGGLQSGQTIALPAQGLIEFRDALAKLIDDYGGDDDELAGGAGGGAGGPGGGLYGELPEGTSITVDSKRFFFDVGCNKYGVFLRVSEVKPSYRNAITVPFKAWGKFGGAFCRYADEMKEIQERQRDKLYERRGGDESEGEEVDED, from the coding sequence ATGGCGGACGGCGACAGCGGCAGCGaacgcggcggcggcggcgggcccgGCGGCTTCCAGCCTGCGGCCCGCGGCGGCGAGCAGGAGACCCAGGAGCTGGCCTCAAAGCGGCTGGACATCCAGAACAAGCGCTTCTATTTGGACGTGAAGCAGAACGCCAAGGGCCGCTTCCTCAAGATCGCCGAGGTGGGCGCGGGAGGCTCCAAGAGCCGCCTCACGCTGTCTATGGCGGTGGCCGCCGAGTTCCGCGACTACCTGGGCGACTTCATCGAGCACTACGCGCAGCTGGGCCCCAGCAGCCCCGAGcaggtggcggcggcggcggcgggcgccgAGGAGGGCGGCGGACCGCGGCGCGCGCTCAAGAGCGAGTTCCTGGTGCGCGAGAACCGCAAGTACTACCTGGACCTCAAGGAGAACCAGCGCGGCCGCTTCCTGCGCATCCGCCAGACGGTCaaccgcggcggcggcggccccgggcCTGGCGGCCTGCAGAGCGGCCAGACCATCGCGCTGCCCGCGCAGGGCCTCATCGAGTTCCGGGACGCGCTGGCCAAGCTCATCGACGACTACGGCGGCGACGACGACGAGCtggcgggcggcgcgggcggcggcgcggggggTCCGGGCGGCGGCCTGTACGGCGAGCTCCCGGAGGGCACCTCCATCACGGTGGACTCCAAGCGCTTCTTCTTCGACGTGGGCTGCAACAAGTACGGCGTGTTCCTGCGTGTGAGCGAGGTGAAGCCGTCCTACCGCAACGCCATCACCGTCCCCTTCAAGGCTTGGGGCAAGTTCGGGGGCGCCTTTTGCCGGTATGCGGACGAGATGAAGGAGATCCAGGAGCGGCAGCGGGACAAGCTGTACGAGCGACGCGGCGGGGACGAGTCCGAGGGCGAGGAGGTGGACGAGGACTGA